In the Ptychodera flava strain L36383 chromosome 1, AS_Pfla_20210202, whole genome shotgun sequence genome, atttttgaataatggcaaaatctTTTAGAAAATTAATCATGTTATTGATGGTTATCCAGATATAATATGAGGCATGATTACACTAAAAGTTTAAGACGTTTTTCTGCTTTGCTCGAGGTATTAACTGGAAATTAAAATCGGTCGCCGTTTTTATTACGATCTCGATTTTACCATTGCttcatcagtgtacactgtccATAGACCTGTTGAATTGGTTTCTCAGCCTTGCCttaatgaaattgtttcaaAAGTGTTGCAATTGATACACAGTCATCATCTTTCACAGAACCAACGCTGCTGCCACAGAGACACCTGCTGTCTACTTTCTGGAAACGTTCCCGGATGTATTTCTGACTGTCTATGACGTCATCCGCCAAAGTAGATACAGCACTGGTACTAACTGGACCGAAGACGAGGctcttttacaattcttttcccgCGATAAGTTTTAAAATGTGTAGCGTACATCCTTTGCAgaaaaaatgtaagaaaattcTGACCAAAAACATTTGCCAACACGCCAAGCGTGGTTTAATGTGATGTTATTGTTTTACCCCAGAATAGACCGTACACATATTCAGGCAGCTTTTCTATCGCTCACTTGCTATATAAACTAGCTTCATTTGCGTATTGTTCTAGTTCTGCCATCCTACCAATAGCGCCCTCTTCAAGTGAAGATAGTAAGATGTACTTATGGACGGAAAGGATAGTGTGTTTTAATAGCATTTAAAGTCTATAACTTACTTTGAATTCGTTAATATTGAcacaaaaatattattgatatgaGAAGCTGAAATGTCTCACATGCCGATGATAAGTAATGTTGGATATTTTCTTCAAAGCGCATTCGATGTACTAGGTATTAGTAGCTTTTAACTTAGCTTAGATAATATGAATTCTCATTCCAGGACAAAACCTTGATATTGTTGTCTTgtgatttatttcaatttatattttataccTTTTCTAAAAAAAAGGCTGTACT is a window encoding:
- the LOC139129511 gene encoding uncharacterized protein gives rise to the protein MNIVNWVDKVRTGPYSSFVKDATIGSNAAELLKFMTTCYYADTPMPNHNTTNAAATETPAVYFLETFPDVFLTVYDVIRQSRYSTGTNWTEDEALLQFFSRDKF